A stretch of the Bartonella henselae str. Houston-1 genome encodes the following:
- a CDS encoding mechanosensitive ion channel family protein: protein MCSFFKKKLCIFFFILGNVVGWSSCVWGHLGSQYTIIGQSVISHSIDEIIQKQQQIIKILEQEIKNLQKDFANESANEYALAKVRLRARDINKRAIEAAFVLRNPLNDINVLLDQLKELQDEPKNLKERSHLIKKKAQINNMVLQFEEIFLATNKIVELSLSQSRELFKRTFKNRLEFSIPMLKYSVEKMKEASSDFLFLFSSWCKFVFHFKFLQLFLSFLVPLFVALGLSYFSRKVLAHVNCYFTKGNEEISYLQRLLVAFISILLPLLVCVVCVYLVFFLFHSFGMELGKLTTIFYTVGHQIILVFLINRLALVLLSLNMVHVRLFNITPFVAHQLVILLTFLGGILAFDAVLDSIYQVVSASLSLTIAKSFIAVFLFAILLFIISFVPLRFRRKSSQNEERETHFLPLYIRIPFIVLGLLLIVMDSLGYVGLAHFIMQQIVIGGAFLVLMYLGIKSAQVIGTKGQFMKTSVGHALMQWFHLEEKTMNKLGIVISVVLNLIVVILCAMPIAVQFGFSYSDLRRVLLQVMTGFQIGNISVSLISIVIGIIAFFACWFLNRRFICWLDGMVLVHGEFDSGVRNSIKTVISYAGVVVSALIGLSMAGLDLKNFALIAGGLSLGIGFGLQNIVQNFVSGLIILIGRPFKLGDYVEAGSVGGIVKRISVRATELETFQRKTIIIPNSSLINNNVSNWTRGSKMGRVDIPIVVSPNVAPERVVEILLEIASTTEGVLKNPAPQVSFTAFDSKKFSFSLAVYVPNITSSFKVTNALHFVLYKRFVQEGILEC from the coding sequence ATGTGTTCATTTTTTAAAAAAAAATTATGCATTTTTTTCTTCATTCTTGGGAATGTTGTTGGATGGAGCTCTTGTGTATGGGGGCATCTAGGATCACAATATACAATAATTGGGCAATCGGTAATTTCTCACTCAATTGATGAAATTATTCAAAAACAACAACAAATTATTAAGATACTTGAACAAGAGATAAAAAATTTACAAAAAGATTTTGCCAACGAATCAGCAAATGAATATGCTTTAGCAAAGGTGCGCTTGCGCGCGCGAGATATCAATAAACGTGCTATAGAAGCAGCATTTGTTTTGCGTAATCCTCTTAATGATATTAACGTTCTTCTTGATCAATTGAAAGAGCTCCAAGATGAGCCAAAAAATTTGAAAGAGCGCTCTCATCTGATAAAGAAAAAAGCACAGATTAATAATATGGTGCTGCAGTTCGAAGAAATCTTTTTGGCTACAAATAAAATAGTTGAACTTTCTCTTTCTCAGTCTCGAGAACTTTTTAAACGCACATTTAAGAACAGACTTGAGTTTTCAATACCGATGCTTAAATATTCCGTTGAGAAAATGAAAGAGGCTTCCTCTGATTTTCTTTTTCTATTTAGTTCTTGGTGTAAATTCGTATTTCATTTCAAATTTTTACAGCTGTTTCTTTCCTTTTTAGTTCCGCTTTTTGTTGCTTTGGGTCTTTCTTATTTTTCTCGTAAAGTTCTCGCACATGTGAACTGCTATTTTACTAAGGGCAATGAGGAAATATCTTATTTACAACGCTTATTGGTTGCTTTTATTTCAATTCTTTTGCCTTTGCTTGTTTGTGTTGTTTGCGTTTATCTCGTGTTTTTTTTGTTTCATAGTTTTGGTATGGAGTTAGGGAAGCTCACAACGATATTTTATACCGTTGGACATCAAATTATTTTAGTCTTTTTGATCAACCGTTTAGCTCTTGTTCTTTTATCATTGAATATGGTTCATGTGCGCCTTTTTAATATTACGCCGTTTGTGGCACATCAATTGGTAATTTTGCTCACTTTTCTAGGTGGCATTTTGGCATTTGATGCTGTTCTTGATAGTATTTATCAAGTCGTTTCAGCTTCTCTTTCTTTGACAATTGCCAAAAGTTTTATTGCTGTTTTTCTTTTTGCAATACTGCTGTTTATAATTTCATTTGTGCCGTTGCGGTTTAGACGTAAATCTTCTCAAAATGAAGAGAGAGAAACGCATTTTTTGCCACTTTATATACGTATTCCATTCATTGTATTGGGATTATTGCTTATTGTGATGGATTCTTTAGGGTATGTTGGTTTGGCGCATTTTATTATGCAGCAAATCGTGATTGGTGGTGCATTTTTGGTTCTCATGTATTTAGGAATAAAAAGCGCTCAAGTAATTGGAACTAAAGGGCAATTTATGAAAACGAGCGTTGGTCATGCTTTGATGCAATGGTTCCATTTAGAAGAGAAAACAATGAATAAGTTGGGGATTGTGATAAGTGTTGTTCTCAATTTAATTGTGGTTATACTTTGTGCAATGCCAATTGCTGTGCAATTTGGATTTTCGTATTCTGATTTGCGAAGGGTATTATTGCAGGTTATGACCGGTTTTCAAATTGGAAATATATCTGTTTCTTTAATTTCTATTGTAATTGGAATCATTGCTTTCTTTGCTTGTTGGTTCCTTAACCGCCGATTTATCTGCTGGCTGGATGGAATGGTATTGGTGCATGGGGAGTTTGATTCTGGTGTCCGTAATTCTATTAAAACAGTCATTAGTTATGCTGGTGTTGTTGTTTCTGCTTTGATAGGATTGTCAATGGCAGGTTTGGATCTCAAAAATTTTGCACTCATTGCTGGTGGGCTTTCACTTGGTATAGGTTTTGGTTTACAAAATATTGTTCAAAATTTTGTCTCTGGACTTATCATTTTGATTGGAAGACCATTTAAACTTGGAGATTATGTGGAAGCTGGATCAGTGGGGGGGATTGTCAAACGTATTAGTGTACGTGCGACAGAACTTGAAACATTTCAGCGAAAGACAATCATTATTCCTAATTCAAGTCTCATTAATAATAACGTTAGTAATTGGACTAGAGGGAGCAAAATGGGGCGGGTTGATATCCCTATTGTTGTTTCTCCTAATGTTGCTCCAGAGCGTGTTGTTGAAATTTTGCTAGAGATTGCTTCTACGACAGAAGGTGTTTTAAAAAACCCTGCGCCGCAGGTGAGTTTTACTGCGTTCGATAGTAAGAAATTTTCATTTAGTTTGGCTGTTTATGTGCCTAACATTACCTCATCTTTTAAGGTAACAAATGCTCTTCATTTTGTATTATATAAACGTTTTGTTCAGGAAGGAATCCTAGAGTGCTGA
- a CDS encoding TolC family outer membrane protein: MNLGFFIVCVVFRMKKKLQACFFLVLSVFLSESVYAETLMDAFSKAYIHNAKLKSERAAVRISDDDVVIARSGLLPQIEGIGSYGRSKSIIGPYSTSGSFGVRLNQRLFDGFITQNIFFSAQVKLQAQREYLRNAEQNIFLDTVTAYANVYQARRIADLRKENLAALEEQVRSNKAKFDVGEGGRVDLSQAQAARSVAVSELSLARADVKSAEAVYRQVIGSDPENLKRPPVAKGLPVNLNAAYQMSVALHPAILYAKYLVDASFYNVKAKEGTLLPKIDFSAAASYNRIYSGLGEDGVSKSIGLSVNIPIFEGGRTTAQIRQSKERLGQAHLQLDLARNNIRQALTSAWFQLEGARASVVAYRESVRAAEIALKGRVQENRVGQATTLDVLNSRTQLINAQIALAMAERNAVVASYGVQSSVGKLTADYLGLKTVKYNR; the protein is encoded by the coding sequence ATGAATTTGGGGTTTTTTATTGTGTGTGTTGTGTTCAGAATGAAAAAGAAACTTCAGGCGTGTTTCTTTCTGGTGTTGAGCGTTTTCCTATCAGAATCAGTTTATGCTGAAACATTGATGGATGCTTTTTCTAAAGCTTATATACACAATGCTAAATTGAAGAGTGAACGTGCGGCTGTGCGTATATCAGATGATGACGTGGTGATTGCACGATCGGGGTTATTACCACAAATTGAAGGAATTGGAAGCTATGGGCGCAGTAAGTCTATTATAGGTCCCTATAGTACTTCTGGATCTTTTGGGGTAAGACTAAATCAAAGATTATTTGACGGTTTTATCACACAAAATATATTTTTTTCAGCTCAGGTTAAGCTTCAAGCGCAGCGTGAATATCTTCGAAATGCTGAACAAAATATCTTTCTAGACACTGTAACCGCTTATGCTAATGTTTACCAAGCGCGTCGTATTGCTGATCTTCGTAAAGAAAATTTAGCTGCCCTCGAAGAGCAAGTTCGTTCGAATAAAGCAAAATTTGATGTAGGAGAGGGAGGGCGTGTTGATCTTTCTCAGGCACAAGCTGCACGTTCTGTTGCTGTTTCGGAACTAAGCCTTGCACGTGCTGATGTAAAGTCAGCAGAAGCAGTTTATCGACAAGTTATTGGTTCTGATCCTGAAAATTTAAAACGTCCACCAGTAGCAAAAGGTTTACCCGTAAATCTTAATGCTGCTTACCAAATGAGCGTTGCTCTGCATCCAGCAATTCTTTATGCAAAATATCTCGTTGATGCTAGCTTTTATAATGTAAAGGCAAAAGAAGGAACGTTACTTCCTAAAATTGATTTTTCTGCTGCGGCGTCTTATAATCGAATTTACAGTGGCCTTGGAGAAGATGGAGTTTCTAAATCAATAGGATTGTCAGTGAATATTCCGATTTTTGAAGGTGGGCGTACGACTGCTCAGATACGACAGTCTAAAGAACGACTTGGACAGGCTCATCTTCAGCTTGATTTAGCTCGTAATAATATAAGACAGGCACTTACTTCTGCTTGGTTTCAGTTAGAGGGCGCGCGCGCCTCTGTTGTTGCTTACCGTGAAAGTGTTCGTGCTGCGGAAATTGCTCTTAAAGGTCGCGTTCAAGAAAACCGTGTTGGGCAGGCAACAACGTTGGATGTTTTAAATTCTCGAACTCAGTTGATTAATGCTCAAATTGCGCTTGCAATGGCAGAACGGAATGCTGTCGTTGCAAGCTATGGTGTTCAATCTTCAGTTGGAAAATTAACGGCAGATTATTTAGGCTTAAAAACGGTTAAATATAATCGATAA
- a CDS encoding DUF2497 domain-containing protein, which yields MVQSSSVLREPSMDEILTSIREIIEENAVHPDYFSNEGAAGNSSRENLEIPSEGVYDTSLSVDDAMKALADRIGLSSENHDFSLTKDKESIEAENNTVGVDMQKMKRSSEEQSSVHRTQEHNKPFSQSENVIAGHVELSAYCISSAEKIAKDVLRPAIAEWLQHKLPVLLEDILREEIVRAIKKSS from the coding sequence ATGGTACAGAGTTCAAGCGTGTTACGTGAGCCAAGTATGGATGAGATTTTAACATCTATTCGTGAAATCATCGAGGAGAATGCAGTTCATCCTGATTACTTTTCAAATGAAGGCGCTGCGGGGAATTCTTCGAGAGAAAATTTAGAGATACCATCGGAAGGTGTTTATGATACAAGCTTATCAGTTGATGATGCGATGAAAGCTCTTGCTGATCGCATTGGTCTCTCTTCTGAGAACCATGATTTTTCTTTAACGAAAGACAAAGAGAGTATAGAGGCTGAAAATAATACTGTCGGTGTGGATATGCAAAAGATGAAGCGTTCTTCTGAAGAACAGAGTTCTGTTCATAGAACACAAGAACATAATAAGCCCTTTTCACAATCTGAAAATGTAATTGCTGGTCATGTAGAATTGTCTGCGTATTGTATTTCTTCTGCAGAGAAGATTGCAAAGGATGTGTTGCGTCCGGCTATAGCAGAGTGGTTACAGCATAAATTGCCCGTTTTGCTTGAAGATATTTTACGGGAAGAGATCGTTAGGGCAATTAAGAAGTCGTCTTAA
- a CDS encoding valine--tRNA ligase, with protein MLEKNYDAASIEQRIAKKWEARGAFKAGMGSKSAAQSFCVMLPPPNVTGSLHMGHALNTTIQDIVVRFQRMRGKNVLWQPGMDHAGIATQMVVERQLAERQEPTRQEMGREKFVERIWEWRYETGGVIANQLRRLGVSCDWSRERFTMDDGLSEAVREVFVTLYKQGLIYRDKRLVNWDPKLLTAISDLEVEQKEVKGHLWHFRYPLEGKLFDPSDATTFITVATTRPETMLGDTGIAVNPEDDRYRNLIGQNAILPLVGRRLSIVADAYANPDEGSGAVKITPAHDFNDFEVGRRNNLRLINIFTEKAEVFLHENEAFFEGVVLSDALKMLVKDLDQKDRFIARDQIVSLMEEKGYLVTVDDHPHTVPYGDRSGVPIEPFLTDQWYVNAAELAKPAIEAVHQGKTQFIPDSWQKTYFNWMQNIQPWCVSRQLWWGHQIPAWYGPDGRVFVEKSEEEALNSALSHYGEVVNLTRDPDVLDTWFSSALWPFSTLGWPNKTPELATFYPTSLSVTGFDIIFFWVARMMMMGLHFMGEVPFPTVYVHALVRDQKGAKMSKSKGNIIDPLELIDQYSADSLRFTLAIMAAQGRDVKLDPSRIAGYRNFATKLWNATRFAQMNGVKHDPDFKPEKAKLALNRWILTELSKTVVAVTTGIENYKFNESASALYRFIWNTLCDWYLELLKPIFQGSNEDAKNEVQACTAWVLDEVYKLLHPFMPHMTEELWSLTETLGMKREDMLALIQWPEASFSDEEAASDINWLIDAVSAIRSVRFEMNIPAAALAPLVIVEGGELTLKRVELYESLLKKLARVETISFSDKAPALSAQMILGEAIFCLPLGQLIDLEAERARLMKDVSKIEQDIEKLSAKLSNPKFIENAKPEIVEVERNRIVELRTAQKKISLALERLV; from the coding sequence ATGTTAGAGAAAAACTATGATGCTGCTTCTATAGAGCAGCGGATTGCAAAAAAGTGGGAAGCTCGGGGTGCTTTTAAAGCGGGAATGGGTTCTAAAAGTGCTGCGCAATCTTTTTGTGTTATGCTACCACCGCCCAATGTTACAGGCTCACTTCATATGGGGCACGCACTCAATACCACAATTCAAGACATTGTAGTCCGATTTCAACGGATGCGTGGCAAGAATGTATTGTGGCAACCTGGTATGGATCATGCAGGGATTGCTACGCAAATGGTTGTCGAGCGTCAGCTCGCAGAACGTCAAGAGCCAACACGTCAAGAAATGGGCAGAGAAAAATTTGTTGAGCGTATTTGGGAATGGCGTTATGAAACTGGTGGCGTTATTGCAAACCAGCTACGTCGTCTTGGTGTTTCTTGTGACTGGTCGCGTGAGCGGTTTACAATGGACGATGGTTTGTCCGAGGCTGTTCGTGAAGTTTTTGTCACGCTTTATAAGCAAGGGCTGATATATAGGGACAAGCGTCTTGTCAATTGGGATCCTAAATTATTAACGGCTATTTCAGATCTAGAAGTTGAGCAAAAAGAAGTTAAGGGGCATTTGTGGCACTTTAGGTATCCACTTGAAGGTAAACTTTTTGACCCAAGTGATGCTACAACTTTTATCACAGTTGCTACAACACGGCCAGAAACAATGCTCGGTGATACAGGAATTGCGGTTAATCCTGAAGATGATCGTTATAGAAATCTTATAGGTCAAAATGCTATTTTACCCCTTGTGGGGCGTAGGTTGTCGATTGTTGCTGATGCTTATGCCAATCCTGATGAGGGAAGTGGTGCTGTAAAAATCACGCCAGCACATGACTTTAATGATTTTGAAGTGGGTAGGCGCAATAATTTACGCTTGATCAATATCTTTACTGAAAAAGCTGAAGTTTTTCTGCATGAGAATGAAGCATTTTTTGAGGGAGTGGTCTTATCCGATGCGTTAAAAATGTTGGTCAAAGATCTCGATCAAAAGGATCGTTTTATTGCACGTGATCAAATTGTTTCTTTGATGGAAGAGAAAGGATATTTGGTAACCGTTGATGATCATCCACATACCGTTCCTTATGGAGATCGCAGCGGTGTACCTATTGAACCCTTTTTGACAGATCAATGGTATGTTAATGCTGCAGAATTAGCGAAGCCAGCGATAGAGGCTGTTCATCAAGGAAAAACGCAATTTATTCCAGATAGTTGGCAAAAAACCTATTTTAATTGGATGCAAAATATTCAACCTTGGTGTGTTTCGCGCCAGTTATGGTGGGGGCATCAGATTCCAGCTTGGTATGGTCCTGATGGGAGGGTCTTTGTTGAAAAGAGTGAAGAAGAAGCTTTAAATTCAGCTCTCTCTCATTACGGTGAAGTGGTTAATTTAACCCGTGATCCGGATGTTTTGGATACTTGGTTTTCATCAGCTCTTTGGCCTTTTTCAACTCTTGGTTGGCCTAATAAAACGCCCGAATTAGCTACCTTTTATCCAACATCTCTATCGGTTACAGGGTTTGATATCATTTTCTTTTGGGTTGCTCGCATGATGATGATGGGACTGCACTTTATGGGTGAGGTTCCTTTCCCAACGGTTTATGTACATGCTCTCGTACGGGATCAGAAGGGTGCAAAAATGTCAAAGTCTAAGGGGAACATTATTGATCCTTTAGAGCTCATTGATCAATATAGTGCGGATTCACTCCGTTTTACTTTGGCTATTATGGCGGCACAAGGGCGTGATGTAAAACTTGATCCATCCCGTATTGCAGGTTATCGTAATTTTGCTACGAAATTGTGGAATGCTACTCGGTTTGCACAGATGAACGGTGTTAAGCATGACCCGGACTTTAAGCCGGAAAAAGCAAAACTTGCGCTTAATCGGTGGATTTTAACAGAATTGTCTAAAACTGTTGTGGCAGTGACAACTGGAATTGAAAACTATAAATTTAATGAGTCAGCTAGTGCGCTTTACCGCTTCATTTGGAATACATTATGTGATTGGTACCTGGAACTTCTCAAACCTATCTTTCAAGGCTCCAATGAAGATGCTAAAAACGAAGTGCAGGCGTGTACGGCTTGGGTTTTGGATGAAGTCTATAAACTTCTTCATCCTTTTATGCCTCATATGACGGAGGAATTATGGTCTCTCACTGAAACACTAGGCATGAAACGTGAGGATATGCTAGCATTGATACAATGGCCAGAAGCAAGTTTTTCAGATGAAGAAGCTGCTTCTGATATTAATTGGCTTATTGATGCTGTGAGTGCGATTCGATCTGTGCGTTTTGAAATGAATATTCCTGCGGCTGCGTTAGCACCTCTTGTTATTGTAGAGGGAGGAGAATTAACGCTAAAGCGTGTTGAGCTTTATGAGTCTCTTCTTAAAAAATTAGCACGTGTTGAAACAATTAGTTTCTCTGATAAAGCTCCAGCTCTCTCAGCGCAAATGATTTTAGGAGAGGCGATTTTTTGTTTACCATTGGGTCAGTTGATTGATTTAGAAGCTGAACGTGCTCGTTTGATGAAAGATGTCAGTAAAATTGAACAAGATATTGAGAAACTATCGGCTAAACTGAGTAATCCTAAATTTATAGAAAATGCAAAACCAGAAATTGTTGAGGTTGAACGTAATAGGATAGTAGAATTGCGTACTGCACAGAAGAAAATATCTCTTGCTTTAGAGCGGTTGGTATAG
- a CDS encoding protein-L-isoaspartate O-methyltransferase family protein, with translation MVADFAELRRKMVDNQIRTVDVTDLSVLEAFLMVPREDFVPENMKALSYLDTDILLYPAQEGVPACYLMGPAPLAKLLQLAAVKSSDIVLDIGANGGYCAALLSKLARSVIALEAHKALLERTASTLERNQCNNVVVVHGALEQGYAVEGPYDVIFIEGSVDFIPKIIFDQMKDGGRLVVVEGHGNAGVALIYVKEDGIISARRAFNLAVKRISGFLKTPDFIF, from the coding sequence ATGGTTGCAGATTTCGCAGAGCTTCGCCGGAAAATGGTCGACAATCAAATTCGTACAGTGGATGTGACGGATTTATCAGTTCTTGAAGCGTTTTTAATGGTACCGCGTGAAGATTTTGTACCGGAAAATATGAAAGCTTTGAGTTATCTCGATACCGATATTCTTCTATATCCAGCGCAGGAGGGAGTTCCTGCGTGCTATTTGATGGGACCTGCGCCTTTAGCTAAATTGCTACAGCTTGCCGCTGTAAAATCATCGGATATTGTGTTAGATATTGGGGCTAATGGTGGTTATTGTGCAGCATTGCTTTCAAAACTTGCGCGTTCTGTTATTGCGTTAGAAGCTCATAAAGCTCTTTTAGAACGAACTGCCTCGACTTTAGAACGTAATCAATGTAACAATGTGGTTGTGGTTCATGGAGCATTGGAGCAGGGCTATGCCGTTGAGGGTCCTTATGATGTGATTTTTATTGAGGGTTCTGTCGATTTTATCCCAAAGATTATCTTTGATCAGATGAAAGATGGGGGGCGTCTTGTTGTGGTTGAAGGACACGGTAACGCAGGTGTTGCTCTAATCTATGTAAAAGAAGATGGAATTATTTCTGCGCGTCGTGCTTTTAATCTGGCTGTAAAACGTATTTCTGGTTTTTTAAAGACGCCTGATTTTATATTTTAG
- the ilvA gene encoding threonine ammonia-lyase IlvA has product MTAVMSKFIQDVNKAMVALHNVFAETPLQRNDFLSQKYDAEIYLKREDLTPVRSYKIRGAFNFVSEMLSKISQNAAFVCASAGNHAQGVSFVCRYFKRKGVIFMPVTTPQQKIDKTRVFGKEFVDIRLIGETFDQCYAAAQSFATESGGVMAPPFDDTRIITGQATVLCEAVLQWKKLNGESEPDLILVPVGGGGLASGVSKFLHEYGWKTELRFVEPKRAASLFACLKSGKRVKLENIDTFVDGAAVAEIGALNYTMLKNFSPDSVITVPENRVCSTMVEMLNVEGVVLEPAGALSIDALNSLPPQELKGKKILLVISGGNFDFERLPDIKERSLRFQGLRKYFIFSFPQHPGALRSFLAQLSPDDDIVRFEYLKKSSRSFGSVLIAIETKKYDNFCLLEKKFQELGWRYRDITDDQTLFDFVI; this is encoded by the coding sequence ATGACTGCTGTTATGAGTAAATTTATTCAAGATGTAAACAAGGCTATGGTGGCTTTGCATAATGTATTTGCTGAAACACCTCTTCAAAGAAATGATTTTCTTAGTCAAAAATATGATGCAGAAATTTATTTGAAACGTGAAGATTTAACTCCGGTGCGATCTTATAAAATTCGCGGTGCTTTTAATTTTGTTTCAGAAATGCTTAGTAAGATATCTCAAAATGCAGCATTTGTTTGTGCGTCAGCGGGGAATCACGCGCAAGGGGTTTCATTTGTTTGTCGCTATTTTAAACGTAAAGGCGTGATTTTTATGCCTGTGACGACTCCGCAACAGAAAATTGATAAGACGCGCGTTTTTGGCAAAGAGTTTGTTGATATCCGTTTAATTGGTGAAACGTTTGACCAATGTTATGCGGCAGCACAATCTTTTGCTACGGAGAGTGGTGGTGTTATGGCACCGCCTTTTGACGATACTCGCATTATTACGGGGCAGGCGACAGTTTTGTGTGAGGCTGTTTTGCAATGGAAAAAACTCAATGGTGAAAGCGAGCCAGATTTGATTCTTGTTCCTGTAGGTGGAGGTGGTTTGGCCAGTGGTGTGAGCAAGTTTTTACATGAATATGGTTGGAAAACCGAGCTTCGCTTTGTTGAGCCGAAGAGAGCTGCAAGCTTGTTCGCTTGTTTGAAGAGTGGAAAACGTGTCAAACTTGAAAATATCGATACATTTGTAGATGGAGCTGCTGTAGCGGAAATTGGTGCATTAAATTACACAATGCTGAAGAATTTTTCACCAGATTCTGTTATTACAGTTCCTGAGAACCGTGTGTGCTCTACAATGGTTGAAATGCTCAATGTTGAAGGTGTGGTCCTTGAACCAGCTGGTGCTTTATCGATTGATGCTCTTAATAGTCTTCCTCCTCAAGAGTTAAAAGGCAAAAAAATTCTTCTTGTTATTTCAGGTGGTAATTTTGATTTTGAGCGTTTGCCAGATATTAAAGAACGTTCTCTCCGTTTTCAGGGATTGAGAAAATATTTTATTTTTAGTTTTCCGCAACATCCTGGTGCGTTGCGTAGTTTTCTTGCTCAACTTTCTCCCGATGATGATATCGTACGTTTTGAATATCTTAAGAAATCATCTAGAAGTTTTGGCTCTGTGTTGATTGCAATTGAGACAAAAAAATATGATAATTTTTGTCTTTTAGAGAAAAAATTTCAAGAGTTAGGTTGGCGCTATCGTGATATTACCGATGATCAAACGTTATTTGATTTTGTTATCTGA
- a CDS encoding DEAD/DEAH box helicase, producing MNVNRENIFTKLGLSALLVKNLTIAGMSKPKPIQEQAIPMMLKGHDILGIAQTGSGKTLAFSLPILSQILALGDKRFPKTARALILAPTRELAVQIDETIRAVAKGTHLSTCLIFGGVSRLKQIKRMEAGVDILIATPGRLRDLIREKYVDLSQSRFLILDEADRMLDMGFIHDIRHIVKLLHQVRQTALFSATMPKEITTLAKCLLNDPVKIEVSPQGTTAAEIAQKLYCVPTCEKKNVLGKLLTNPDFVSVIVFTRTKYCADAVTRNLASRGYSVATIHGNKSQSARQSALKAFRERSVRILVATDIAARGIDIPGISHVINYDLPDEAESYVHRIGRTGRNGASGEALTLFDEGVEQMRLRAVERLICMRLVRETIPEQFAAFPEKPLVIEGIEKENIKGPHFRKSKRQKWFKSHKDNAAQSEGRKSSSQSERHRKAKAIAKRAKSFHSRKSVNKVA from the coding sequence TTGAACGTAAATAGAGAAAATATTTTCACAAAATTAGGCTTATCTGCTCTTTTGGTTAAAAACTTGACCATTGCTGGTATGAGTAAACCTAAACCTATTCAAGAACAAGCTATTCCAATGATGCTTAAAGGCCATGATATTCTGGGAATTGCACAGACAGGTTCTGGAAAGACCTTGGCATTTAGTTTACCTATTTTAAGTCAGATTTTGGCTTTGGGTGATAAGCGTTTTCCTAAAACTGCACGCGCTTTGATTTTAGCTCCTACGCGTGAGCTTGCTGTTCAGATTGATGAAACAATTCGTGCAGTTGCGAAAGGAACACACCTTTCAACATGTCTCATTTTTGGTGGGGTATCACGTTTGAAACAAATTAAACGCATGGAAGCAGGTGTGGATATTTTGATAGCAACGCCAGGTCGTTTAAGGGATCTTATTCGTGAAAAATACGTTGATCTTTCTCAATCACGTTTTTTGATTCTGGATGAGGCAGATCGTATGTTAGATATGGGCTTTATTCATGATATACGGCATATTGTAAAACTTTTGCATCAAGTACGTCAAACCGCACTTTTTTCTGCGACAATGCCGAAGGAAATTACCACACTTGCAAAGTGTCTGCTCAATGATCCAGTAAAAATAGAGGTTTCTCCTCAAGGGACTACGGCTGCGGAAATTGCTCAAAAATTATATTGTGTTCCTACATGTGAAAAAAAGAATGTTTTAGGTAAGCTTTTGACAAATCCAGATTTTGTTTCGGTTATTGTTTTTACTCGAACCAAATACTGTGCTGATGCTGTCACGCGGAATTTAGCAAGTAGAGGATATTCTGTTGCGACAATTCATGGAAATAAATCACAAAGTGCTCGGCAGTCTGCATTGAAAGCTTTTCGTGAAAGATCAGTACGGATTCTTGTTGCAACAGATATTGCAGCGCGTGGTATTGATATACCAGGCATAAGCCACGTTATTAATTACGATTTACCAGATGAAGCTGAAAGTTATGTGCATCGTATTGGTCGCACAGGACGCAATGGCGCATCTGGTGAGGCACTAACACTTTTTGATGAAGGTGTGGAGCAGATGCGGTTGCGTGCTGTAGAGCGCTTGATTTGTATGAGATTGGTGCGTGAAACTATACCAGAACAGTTTGCTGCTTTTCCAGAAAAGCCTCTTGTGATAGAAGGGATAGAAAAAGAAAACATTAAGGGACCTCATTTTAGAAAATCTAAGCGTCAGAAATGGTTTAAGAGTCACAAAGATAATGCAGCACAGTCAGAGGGAAGAAAGTCTTCGTCTCAAAGTGAAAGACACAGAAAAGCAAAAGCAATAGCAAAACGTGCGAAGTCTTTTCATTCTCGCAAGTCAGTAAACAAGGTAGCTTGA